A stretch of Paenibacillus peoriae DNA encodes these proteins:
- the splB gene encoding spore photoproduct lyase translates to MSTLERTPVQTRGTKPFLPDLVFFEPDALNYPKGQRIMDWVKAKDIPYRMTTSHNRITNLPGETEVEKYRMAKKTLVVGIRKTLTFDQSKPSAEYAIPISTGCMGHCHYCYLQTTLGAKPYIRVYVNTDDILSAAKAYIEERAPEITRFEAACTSDPVGLEHITGTLGDLIRFMADEEFGRLRFVTKYHHVDPLLDIKHNGHTRIRFSINSDYVIKQFEPATSRFEERIEAAGKIARAGYPLGFIIAPIIWYDGWEEGYGELLRKLGETLPQHATKDLTFELIQHRFTKTSKAVIEKRYPKTKLEMDIEKRKKKWGRWGQNKYVYPDEQQNALREFITERIFEHFPLSRIEYFT, encoded by the coding sequence ATGTCTACGCTTGAGCGTACTCCTGTCCAAACCAGAGGAACCAAGCCATTTTTGCCTGACCTGGTGTTTTTTGAGCCAGACGCACTAAATTATCCCAAGGGCCAGCGTATTATGGATTGGGTTAAAGCCAAGGATATTCCGTACCGGATGACTACCTCTCACAACCGAATTACCAATTTACCAGGTGAAACTGAAGTTGAAAAGTACCGAATGGCAAAAAAAACTTTGGTAGTTGGTATCCGTAAAACGTTAACTTTTGATCAATCCAAGCCTTCTGCTGAATATGCCATCCCCATTTCGACTGGTTGCATGGGGCATTGTCACTACTGTTATTTACAAACAACCTTGGGAGCAAAGCCGTATATTCGTGTATATGTCAACACTGACGATATCTTATCAGCAGCTAAAGCTTATATCGAGGAGCGTGCGCCTGAAATTACCCGTTTTGAAGCAGCTTGTACCTCCGATCCGGTTGGTTTGGAGCATATCACCGGAACGCTTGGAGACTTGATTCGTTTCATGGCAGATGAGGAATTTGGCCGTCTGCGTTTTGTTACTAAATATCATCATGTTGATCCATTGCTGGATATTAAACATAATGGTCATACTCGCATCCGCTTTAGCATTAATTCCGATTATGTTATTAAACAGTTTGAACCTGCAACTTCCCGCTTCGAGGAACGTATTGAAGCCGCGGGCAAAATCGCACGAGCCGGTTATCCGCTGGGGTTCATCATTGCACCCATCATCTGGTATGACGGCTGGGAAGAAGGTTACGGCGAGTTACTGCGCAAATTGGGAGAAACCTTGCCCCAGCATGCTACAAAAGATTTGACGTTCGAATTAATACAGCATCGCTTCACCAAAACATCCAAAGCTGTCATCGAGAAACGTTATCCGAAAACCAAGCTGGAGATGGACATAGAGAAACGCAAGAAAAAATGGGGACGCTGGGGACAAAACAAATACGTTTATCCCGATGAACAGCAAAATGCACTGCGAGAGTTTATCACAGAGCGTATTTTTGAACATTTTCCTTTAAGTCGTATTGAGTATTTCACATAA
- a CDS encoding cytochrome c biogenesis CcdA family protein, whose product MTDINAGLAIVAGLVSFFSPCCLPLYPSYLSYMTGMSARELAEGRHKAEVRYRTMGHTLAFVLGFSVVFYSLGAGVGLLGEWFANYGDTLRVVAGLLILLMGLVSLGVVSPLILMREHKLRWTWKPAGYAGSFVIGIGFAAGWSPCIGPMLTAIIALAAVEHHIWFKLITGYALGFAIPFFVLALLVGSVRLSSRYTSILIKTGGILLVITGILLVTDHMTDVTLFLQRITPGWMLVM is encoded by the coding sequence ATGACAGATATTAACGCCGGATTGGCGATCGTAGCCGGACTGGTTTCTTTTTTTTCACCGTGTTGTTTACCGCTGTATCCATCTTATTTATCGTATATGACAGGGATGTCTGCGCGTGAACTGGCTGAAGGACGGCATAAGGCCGAGGTTCGTTATCGTACGATGGGGCATACACTTGCTTTTGTACTGGGCTTTTCGGTCGTTTTCTATTCACTGGGTGCAGGTGTCGGGTTGCTTGGAGAATGGTTTGCCAATTATGGGGATACGCTAAGAGTGGTAGCAGGGTTACTTATTTTACTAATGGGACTGGTATCTCTCGGTGTGGTAAGTCCTTTGATTCTAATGAGGGAGCATAAGCTTCGCTGGACATGGAAGCCTGCCGGGTACGCCGGTTCCTTTGTAATCGGAATTGGTTTTGCGGCAGGCTGGTCGCCCTGTATCGGTCCCATGCTAACAGCTATTATCGCTTTGGCTGCAGTAGAGCATCACATTTGGTTCAAACTGATTACAGGCTATGCGCTCGGGTTTGCGATTCCATTTTTTGTATTAGCTTTGCTGGTAGGCTCTGTTCGGCTATCCTCTCGCTATACCTCCATCCTCATCAAAACAGGTGGCATACTACTTGTTATCACTGGCATTTTACTGGTAACGGATCATATGACCGATGTAACGCTATTTTTACAACGGATTACCCCGGGTTGGATGCTAGTTATGTGA
- the yidD gene encoding membrane protein insertion efficiency factor YidD, whose product MKITTRRVVQAPIKFYRSYISPLKPATCRFYPTCSAYALEAVEVHGALKGSWLATKRIAKCHPFHPGGVDLVPPAKKETDRSSEDRLATHSEKSLT is encoded by the coding sequence ATGAAAATCACCACACGCAGAGTGGTACAGGCTCCGATTAAGTTTTATCGTTCCTATATTTCACCGTTAAAGCCGGCTACCTGCCGATTCTATCCAACGTGTTCAGCGTACGCGTTGGAGGCGGTAGAAGTGCATGGTGCGCTCAAAGGTTCATGGCTTGCTACTAAGCGTATAGCCAAATGCCATCCCTTTCATCCAGGAGGCGTAGATTTGGTTCCTCCTGCAAAAAAGGAGACAGACAGGTCTAGCGAAGATCGTTTGGCTACTCATTCCGAGAAGAGTCTGACTTGA
- the metG gene encoding methionine--tRNA ligase yields the protein MSNENTFYITTPIYYPSDKLHIGHAYTTVAGDAMARYKRLRGYEVRYLTGTDEHGQKIEQKASAAGKTPQRFVDDIVAGIQDLWRKLDISNDDFIRTTEERHKAVVQEIFDRLLKQGDIYKGEYEGWYSIPDETYYTETQLVDVVKDAKGNVTGGKSPDSGHPVELVKEESYFFRMSKYADRLLQFYEENPQFIQPESRKKEMINNFIKPGLEDLAVSRTTFDWGVKVKGDPKHVVYVWIDALSNYITALGYGSSNTELYDKFWPANVHIVGKEIVRFHTIYWPIMLMALDLPLPKKVFAHGWLLMKDGKMSKSKGNVVDPVTLIDRYGLDQLRYYLLREVPFGADGTFTPESFVDRVNSDLANDLGNLLNRTVAMVDKYFDGKVPAYEANVTEFDGALEDMATSTYSKVEEAMENMEFSVALTAISQFISRSNKYIDETQPWNLAKDEAKRRELASVMLHLVESLRIASILLQPFLTRAPHKIWEQLGISQGELTTWDSGKQFGRIPEGTQLVKGNPIFPRLDSEQEVAFIVEAMTGGKKPEEATTQVQPQNASETSQEAPEAKEEIGIEDFAKVELRVAQVVACEPVKKADKLLKLQLDLGYEQRQVVSGIAKFYTPEDIIGRKVICVTNLKPVKLRGELSQGMILAASHGDQLTLATVPEGMPNGAVVK from the coding sequence ATGTCCAATGAGAACACATTTTACATTACGACACCGATCTATTATCCGAGCGACAAGCTACATATAGGTCATGCTTACACGACAGTTGCGGGAGATGCAATGGCCCGTTACAAGCGGCTACGCGGTTATGAAGTGCGTTATTTGACAGGAACGGATGAGCATGGTCAGAAGATTGAGCAAAAGGCAAGTGCAGCTGGCAAAACGCCACAACGTTTCGTAGATGACATTGTGGCAGGCATCCAAGACCTGTGGCGGAAGCTCGACATTTCCAATGACGATTTTATCCGTACTACGGAGGAACGTCATAAGGCTGTCGTACAGGAAATTTTTGATCGTTTATTAAAACAAGGCGATATTTACAAGGGAGAATACGAAGGCTGGTACAGCATCCCTGACGAGACGTACTACACAGAAACTCAGCTGGTTGACGTGGTGAAGGACGCTAAAGGCAATGTGACTGGAGGTAAGAGCCCGGATAGTGGACACCCTGTAGAATTGGTCAAGGAAGAGAGCTACTTTTTCCGCATGAGCAAGTATGCTGATCGGTTGCTGCAATTTTATGAAGAGAACCCGCAGTTTATCCAACCGGAATCCCGGAAAAAAGAAATGATTAACAACTTCATCAAGCCGGGGCTAGAGGATCTGGCTGTTTCCCGTACAACTTTTGACTGGGGTGTTAAGGTCAAGGGGGACCCGAAGCATGTCGTATACGTTTGGATTGACGCACTTTCCAACTACATCACAGCCTTGGGATATGGTTCTTCTAATACTGAGCTGTACGATAAATTTTGGCCAGCAAATGTGCATATCGTGGGTAAAGAGATTGTACGGTTCCACACGATATATTGGCCAATCATGCTGATGGCATTGGATCTTCCGTTACCTAAAAAAGTATTTGCACATGGTTGGTTACTTATGAAAGATGGTAAAATGTCGAAATCTAAAGGCAATGTGGTAGACCCGGTAACGTTGATTGACCGTTATGGTCTGGACCAACTTCGCTACTACTTGCTGCGCGAGGTGCCTTTTGGGGCAGATGGAACATTTACACCAGAAAGTTTTGTAGATCGAGTTAATTCGGATTTGGCAAATGATCTGGGCAACTTGTTGAATCGTACCGTGGCGATGGTAGATAAATATTTTGACGGCAAGGTTCCGGCTTATGAAGCAAATGTAACAGAATTCGACGGAGCTCTGGAAGACATGGCAACATCGACTTATAGCAAAGTAGAAGAAGCCATGGAAAACATGGAGTTTTCCGTGGCATTAACGGCGATTAGCCAATTTATTAGCCGTAGCAACAAATATATTGACGAGACGCAACCATGGAATTTGGCTAAGGATGAGGCAAAACGTCGTGAATTGGCATCGGTTATGTTGCATTTGGTAGAAAGCTTGCGCATCGCTTCCATCTTACTTCAGCCATTCTTAACCCGTGCTCCTCATAAAATTTGGGAACAGCTCGGTATTAGCCAAGGTGAGCTGACTACATGGGATAGCGGCAAGCAGTTTGGTCGTATTCCGGAAGGAACACAGTTGGTCAAAGGTAATCCGATCTTCCCACGTCTGGATTCAGAGCAAGAGGTTGCTTTTATCGTGGAAGCAATGACAGGAGGTAAGAAACCAGAGGAAGCTACGACACAAGTTCAACCACAGAATGCATCTGAGACGAGCCAGGAAGCGCCGGAGGCAAAGGAAGAGATTGGCATTGAGGATTTTGCCAAGGTAGAACTGCGCGTTGCTCAGGTCGTCGCTTGCGAGCCTGTGAAGAAGGCAGATAAACTGTTGAAGCTCCAACTTGATCTTGGTTATGAGCAGCGGCAAGTAGTATCAGGGATTGCGAAGTTTTATACACCTGAAGATATCATTGGGCGCAAGGTGATCTGTGTGACCAATCTTAAGCCGGTAAAACTTCGGGGAGAGCTGTCGCAAGGTATGATTTTGGCAGCTTCACATGGAGATCAGCTTACGCTCGCCACCGTACCGGAAGGTATGCCGAATGGTGCAGTTGTAAAGTAG
- the mntR gene encoding transcriptional regulator MntR — MPTPSMEDYLERIYQLIDEKGYARVSDIAEGLEVHPSSVTKMIQKLDKDDYLVYEKYRGLILTPKGKKVGKRLVDRHQLLEQFLDMIGVEKDLIYKDVEGIEHHLSWDSITRIETLVEYFRRDEDRLRQLHDIHKELSGDS; from the coding sequence GTGCCAACGCCAAGCATGGAAGATTATTTGGAACGCATTTACCAACTGATTGATGAGAAGGGATATGCTCGTGTCTCGGACATCGCAGAGGGTTTAGAGGTGCATCCTTCGTCCGTCACCAAAATGATTCAGAAGTTGGATAAGGACGATTATCTTGTATATGAGAAGTATCGGGGACTGATTTTGACACCAAAAGGGAAAAAGGTCGGCAAACGGTTGGTTGATCGCCATCAGTTATTAGAGCAATTTCTGGATATGATTGGGGTTGAGAAGGACCTGATATATAAAGATGTGGAAGGTATTGAGCATCATTTGAGCTGGGATTCCATCACCCGTATCGAAACATTGGTTGAATATTTTCGTCGGGATGAAGATCGCTTGCGCCAGCTTCATGACATACACAAGGAATTGAGTGGAGATTCCTAA
- a CDS encoding Fur family transcriptional regulator, whose translation MLTKDEIIATMSAQGLRITDQRKTLATLFSENEGYLSPKDVYEYMGKKYSGLSFDTVYRNLRVMQELGVLEQVSFEDGMKFKVSCNEHHHHHHMICLSCQKTLPISFCPMQMTDTTDQFQIVEHKFEIFGYCKECQQKNGHTDSNSDGGFRQTSSHTHTHSHGGY comes from the coding sequence ATGCTGACAAAGGATGAGATTATTGCAACAATGTCCGCTCAGGGGCTGCGTATTACAGATCAGCGCAAAACGTTGGCCACGTTATTTTCCGAGAATGAAGGGTATCTGTCCCCCAAAGACGTTTATGAATATATGGGTAAGAAGTACAGTGGACTTAGCTTTGATACAGTTTATCGTAATTTGCGTGTAATGCAGGAATTAGGTGTGCTGGAACAGGTATCTTTTGAGGATGGAATGAAGTTCAAGGTGAGCTGTAATGAGCATCATCACCATCACCATATGATTTGCTTGAGCTGTCAGAAAACATTACCGATTTCTTTTTGCCCAATGCAAATGACGGATACAACGGATCAATTCCAAATCGTCGAGCACAAGTTTGAAATTTTTGGTTATTGTAAAGAATGTCAACAGAAGAATGGACATACTGATAGTAATTCGGATGGGGGATTCAGACAGACGAGCAGTCACACTCACACTCACAGCCACGGGGGCTACTGA